The Flavobacterium sp. HJ-32-4 genome contains a region encoding:
- a CDS encoding carboxymuconolactone decarboxylase family protein: MSNLVDDFNAYRSKMNEKLLADNNKIVKRIFNLDTNAYAEGALDVKTKELLGLVASAVLRCDDCVKYHLETSYKEGVTREEMMEAMGIATLVGGTIVIPHLRRAYEFWEALEETQR, from the coding sequence ATGAGCAACTTAGTCGATGATTTCAACGCCTATCGTTCCAAAATGAACGAGAAACTGCTTGCCGACAATAACAAAATCGTCAAGCGGATCTTTAACCTTGATACGAATGCGTATGCCGAGGGTGCGCTTGACGTAAAAACGAAAGAGCTTCTCGGGCTTGTCGCGTCGGCCGTGCTTCGCTGCGATGATTGCGTCAAGTACCACTTGGAAACCTCCTATAAAGAAGGTGTCACCCGCGAGGAAATGATGGAAGCCATGGGCATCGCCACACTGGTCGGCGGTACGATCGTCATTCCACACCTTCGACGCGCCTACGAATTCTGGGAAGCGTTGGAAGAAACCCAGCGCTAA
- a CDS encoding DEAD/DEAH box helicase codes for MQLKKINPLLQQGLIEAGFTDANDLQAGTFTAIKSGVDVVVQSGPGTGKTTTMVLNILQKLGKPEGESTRALVFVADRDAVTETVALFEKLGQYMGLRIYGVHEKGDTDYDKNLISLGLDILVGTPVKLSALFSTAGFNLNTVRVFAVDDADVLFRNRQDAAIARLSASAERTQRLFYCSEITEKVEIMAEKWMIEPLFFEADDDASDQD; via the coding sequence ATGCAGCTCAAGAAAATTAACCCCCTCTTACAACAAGGCCTGATCGAAGCCGGATTCACCGACGCCAATGACCTGCAGGCAGGCACGTTCACAGCCATTAAAAGCGGCGTGGATGTTGTGGTGCAATCGGGTCCGGGAACGGGTAAGACCACCACGATGGTATTGAATATCCTGCAAAAGTTGGGTAAACCCGAAGGCGAAAGCACGCGTGCCTTGGTGTTTGTAGCCGATCGCGATGCCGTGACCGAAACCGTAGCGCTTTTCGAAAAACTGGGGCAGTATATGGGGCTGCGGATATATGGCGTACATGAAAAAGGCGATACCGACTATGATAAAAACCTTATTTCGCTCGGACTCGACATTCTTGTTGGTACGCCGGTCAAGCTGAGCGCCCTTTTCTCGACCGCGGGCTTCAACCTGAATACGGTGCGGGTTTTTGCCGTAGACGATGCCGATGTCCTCTTCCGAAACCGACAGGATGCAGCGATTGCGCGTTTATCGGCCAGCGCCGAACGCACCCAACGCCTGTTTTACTGCTCGGAGATTACCGAAAAAGTGGAGATAATGGCCGAAAAATGGATGATTGAGCCGCTCTTCTTCGAAGCTGACGACGACGCATCCGATCAGGACTGA
- a CDS encoding phosphatidylcholine/phosphatidylserine synthase has translation MDIRRYIPNLLTLLNLASGCIALVFAFDRQFGWALFFVGLGIFFDFFDGFFARLFRVSGPLGVQLDSLADMVTSGVVPGLTMFYMMTAALHPHCEGAVSLENPYLWFCFSAFLITLGACYRLAKFNIDTRQADSFIGLPTPANCLFIVSLPIVRNTSDSIVVTEALLNPYVLLAITLFSTWIMNAELPLFSLKIKKFDVKAYALQFFFLAVCVLLLWLLQVTALPLIILFYILLSVARNKLASDHKASGA, from the coding sequence ATGGATATCAGACGTTATATTCCCAATTTACTGACGTTATTGAACCTGGCAAGCGGCTGCATAGCACTCGTATTCGCCTTTGATCGCCAGTTTGGTTGGGCCTTGTTCTTTGTCGGCCTTGGCATTTTTTTCGACTTTTTTGACGGTTTCTTTGCCCGCCTTTTTCGCGTCTCCGGACCGCTCGGCGTGCAACTCGATTCCCTTGCGGATATGGTAACCAGCGGCGTCGTGCCCGGGCTCACCATGTTTTATATGATGACGGCGGCGCTGCACCCGCATTGTGAAGGGGCGGTGTCACTTGAAAATCCCTATTTGTGGTTTTGTTTCTCGGCCTTCCTCATCACCCTGGGTGCCTGTTACCGCCTTGCCAAATTCAACATCGATACGCGACAGGCCGACTCCTTCATCGGGTTGCCGACGCCTGCGAATTGCCTTTTCATCGTGAGCCTGCCGATTGTGCGCAATACATCCGACTCGATCGTCGTCACCGAAGCGTTGCTTAATCCCTATGTCCTGCTGGCTATCACGCTCTTCAGCACCTGGATCATGAATGCCGAATTGCCGTTGTTCTCGCTCAAAATCAAGAAGTTTGATGTTAAGGCCTACGCCTTGCAATTTTTCTTTCTCGCGGTATGCGTACTTCTTTTGTGGCTGCTACAGGTAACCGCACTGCCGCTGATCATCCTTTTTTACATCCTGTTATCGGTCGCCCGAAACAAACTGGCATCCGATCATAAGGCTAGCGGTGCATGA
- the tatC gene encoding twin-arginine translocase subunit TatC, translating into MAKKQKGEMSFLDHLEELRWLLIRSTVAILILSCVAWYFIDFIFDTLLFGPADPNFVTYQFFCKVATFFGEGENACTTEFHFAIQNTDVGGQFSLFMWTCITAGFIMAVPYILWEVWKFISPALYEKERRMAASFVIVSSLLFFVGVLFGYFIVIPLSVNFFGTFIASDMIKNDFNVESYTAMIKTSAIGSGIVFELPVIIYFLTRIGLVGPAFLRKHRRIAIVLILILAAIVTPPEISSQIIVSLPILALYEASILISAIVERNKLKNEQLSR; encoded by the coding sequence ATGGCTAAGAAACAAAAAGGGGAAATGTCGTTTCTCGATCACCTCGAGGAACTGCGTTGGTTGTTGATACGCAGTACGGTTGCCATATTGATCCTGTCTTGCGTGGCCTGGTACTTCATCGACTTTATCTTCGATACGTTGTTGTTTGGCCCAGCCGATCCGAATTTCGTCACCTATCAGTTCTTCTGTAAAGTGGCCACTTTTTTTGGTGAAGGGGAAAATGCCTGTACGACCGAATTCCATTTTGCCATACAGAATACCGACGTCGGCGGCCAGTTTTCGCTGTTTATGTGGACGTGCATCACGGCGGGTTTCATCATGGCGGTACCCTATATTCTTTGGGAAGTATGGAAATTCATCAGTCCGGCGCTATATGAAAAAGAACGGCGGATGGCGGCTTCCTTCGTGATCGTCTCCTCACTGTTGTTTTTCGTGGGGGTGTTGTTCGGTTATTTCATTGTCATACCGCTCTCTGTCAACTTTTTCGGCACTTTCATTGCGAGCGATATGATCAAGAACGATTTCAATGTCGAATCGTATACGGCCATGATCAAGACCTCAGCCATCGGATCGGGTATTGTGTTTGAACTGCCGGTGATCATTTATTTCCTGACGCGGATCGGACTCGTGGGCCCGGCCTTCCTGCGCAAACACCGCCGGATTGCCATCGTATTAATCCTGATTCTGGCCGCCATCGTGACCCCACCGGAGATTTCAAGCCAGATTATCGTGTCATTACCTATCCTGGCCCTGTATGAAGCCAGCATCCTTATATCGGCCATCGTAGAACGAAACAAACTGAAGAATGAGCAACTTAGTCGATGA
- a CDS encoding ATP-dependent DNA helicase RecQ: MDPAEIDIHKELKKYFGFSQFKGLQEQVIRSIISGKNTFVIMPTGGGKSLCYQLPALIQDGTAIVVSPLIALMKNQVDAIRGLSSEAGVAHVLNSSLTKTEIAQVKDDISAGLTKLLYVAPESLTKDEYVQFLKSTPISFVAIDEAHCISEWGHDFRPEYRNLRHIIRQLGQVPIIGLTATATPKVQEDILKNLEMGDAAVFKASFNRPNLFYEVRPKTKNIETDIIRFIKQNKGKSGIIYCLSRKKVEAIAELLTVNGIRAVPYHAGLDARTRAKHQDMFLMEDVDVVVATIAFGMGIDKPDVRFVIHHDIPKSLESYYQETGRAGRDGGEGHCMAYYAYKDVEKLEKFMSGKPVAEQEIGFALLQEVVAYAETSMSRRKFLLHYFGEEFDSETGEGADMDDNVRNPKSKVEAKDEVVRLLKVVRDTKHLYKAKEVIFTLIGKVNAVIKAHRTDSQAFFGAGSHQEEKYWMALIRQVLVEGLLSKDIETYGILKVTEKGLNFIDHPVSFLMSEDHDYDEVDDDTIVTSSKATGTADEVLMNMLKDLRKNVAKKLGVPPFVVFQDPSLEDMSLKYPVTLEELSNVHGVGEGKAKKYGKEFVALIAKYVDDNDIIRPDDLVVKSTGANSTNKLYIIQSIDRKLPLDDIASAKGMTMDQLLKEMEQIVYSGTKLNIKYWIDEMLDDEQQEEIQDYFMESETDSIETALKEFDGDYDIEELRMMRIRFISEVAN, encoded by the coding sequence ATGGATCCAGCGGAAATAGACATCCATAAGGAATTAAAGAAATATTTCGGTTTCAGCCAGTTCAAAGGCTTACAAGAGCAGGTCATACGCAGCATTATCAGCGGAAAGAACACGTTCGTCATCATGCCAACCGGTGGCGGGAAGTCGCTCTGTTACCAGCTTCCGGCCCTTATCCAGGACGGTACGGCCATCGTCGTATCGCCGCTCATCGCGTTGATGAAGAACCAGGTCGATGCGATACGTGGACTCTCATCAGAGGCCGGAGTCGCGCACGTCTTGAACTCGTCATTGACCAAAACGGAAATCGCCCAGGTCAAAGACGACATCTCAGCCGGGCTGACGAAATTACTCTACGTAGCGCCCGAATCGCTGACGAAAGACGAGTACGTACAATTCCTTAAGTCGACCCCCATTTCCTTTGTCGCAATCGACGAAGCACATTGTATTTCGGAATGGGGACACGATTTCCGTCCCGAATACCGCAACCTGCGGCACATCATCCGGCAGCTCGGGCAGGTTCCGATCATCGGGTTGACCGCCACCGCCACCCCAAAGGTGCAGGAAGACATCCTCAAAAACCTCGAAATGGGCGATGCGGCTGTGTTCAAGGCGTCGTTCAACCGACCGAACCTCTTTTATGAGGTGCGTCCGAAAACCAAAAACATCGAAACCGATATCATCCGGTTCATCAAACAGAACAAAGGAAAATCGGGTATCATCTACTGCCTCAGCCGTAAGAAGGTAGAGGCAATCGCCGAGCTGTTGACCGTAAACGGTATCCGCGCGGTACCGTATCACGCCGGACTCGACGCGCGCACGCGGGCCAAACACCAGGATATGTTCCTTATGGAAGATGTGGACGTCGTTGTCGCTACCATCGCCTTCGGTATGGGAATCGACAAACCCGATGTGCGGTTCGTTATCCACCACGACATCCCAAAATCGCTCGAAAGTTACTACCAGGAAACGGGTCGCGCCGGACGGGATGGAGGCGAAGGGCACTGCATGGCCTACTATGCGTATAAAGACGTCGAGAAACTGGAAAAATTCATGTCGGGTAAGCCGGTCGCCGAACAGGAAATCGGATTCGCCCTTTTGCAGGAAGTGGTCGCTTACGCGGAAACCTCGATGTCACGCCGTAAATTCCTGTTGCATTATTTCGGTGAGGAATTCGATTCCGAAACGGGCGAAGGTGCCGATATGGACGACAACGTCCGGAACCCGAAATCGAAGGTGGAAGCAAAAGACGAGGTGGTACGCCTATTAAAGGTCGTACGCGACACCAAACACCTATATAAAGCAAAAGAAGTCATCTTTACCCTGATCGGCAAGGTCAACGCGGTCATCAAGGCCCATCGTACCGACTCGCAGGCGTTCTTCGGCGCCGGCAGCCACCAGGAGGAAAAATACTGGATGGCACTCATCCGCCAGGTTTTGGTGGAAGGCCTGCTTTCCAAAGACATCGAAACCTACGGCATTCTGAAGGTGACCGAGAAAGGACTCAATTTCATCGACCATCCGGTTTCGTTCCTGATGTCGGAAGACCATGATTACGATGAGGTCGACGACGATACAATTGTGACCTCTTCGAAAGCAACAGGAACGGCAGACGAGGTGCTGATGAACATGTTGAAAGACCTCCGGAAGAATGTAGCGAAAAAATTAGGTGTTCCGCCTTTCGTGGTTTTCCAGGATCCGTCACTCGAAGATATGTCGCTTAAATACCCGGTTACGCTGGAGGAACTCAGCAATGTACATGGAGTAGGGGAAGGAAAGGCGAAGAAATACGGCAAAGAATTTGTCGCTTTGATCGCGAAATACGTCGACGATAATGACATTATCCGCCCGGATGACCTCGTCGTGAAATCGACCGGAGCCAATTCCACCAATAAACTCTACATCATCCAAAGCATCGACCGCAAACTGCCACTCGACGACATTGCCTCGGCCAAGGGCATGACGATGGACCAACTCTTGAAGGAAATGGAGCAAATCGTCTATTCCGGCACCAAACTCAACATCAAGTATTGGATTGATGAAATGTTGGATGACGAGCAGCAGGAGGAAATCCAGGATTACTTTATGGAGTCGGAAACCGACAGTATCGAGACGGCCCTGAAGGAGTTCGACGGCGATTATGACATCGAGGAACTCAGGATGATGCGCATTCGTTTTATCAGCGAGGTCGCGAATTAA
- a CDS encoding sigma-54 dependent transcriptional regulator, with protein sequence MSRILIIEDEAAIRRVLTRILSEENTSYVVEEAEDGVIGMEKVKNQDYDLILCDIKMPKMDGVEVLEAVKKIKPEIPMVMISGHGDMETAIHTMRLGAFDYISKPPDLNRLLNTVRNALDKKQLVVENKILRKKVSRAYDMIGESDALSHIRLMIDKVAPTDARVLITGPNGTGKELVARQLHDKSERANAAFVEVNCAAIPSELIESELFGHVKGAFTSAVKDRAGKFEVADGGTLFLDEVGDMSLPAQAKVLRALQENVVTRVGAEKDIKVNVRVLAATNKDLKKEIAEGNFREDLYHRLAVILIKVPALNERRDDIPALIEHFSNRIAEEQGGARKPFSKEAIQLLQEYDWTGNIRELRNVVERLIILGGSEISETDVKLFASK encoded by the coding sequence ATGTCCAGAATACTGATTATCGAAGATGAAGCCGCCATCCGCCGCGTGCTTACCCGCATACTCTCGGAAGAGAACACGTCGTATGTTGTAGAGGAAGCCGAAGACGGCGTCATCGGAATGGAAAAAGTAAAAAACCAGGACTACGACCTGATCCTCTGTGATATCAAAATGCCAAAAATGGATGGGGTAGAGGTACTGGAAGCCGTCAAGAAAATCAAGCCCGAGATTCCCATGGTGATGATTTCCGGCCATGGCGACATGGAAACGGCCATCCATACCATGCGCCTCGGGGCGTTCGATTATATCTCGAAACCACCCGATTTGAACCGTCTGTTGAACACGGTGCGGAACGCATTGGACAAGAAACAATTGGTGGTAGAGAATAAGATACTGCGAAAAAAAGTCAGCCGTGCCTATGACATGATTGGCGAAAGCGACGCCTTGTCTCATATTCGGCTGATGATCGATAAAGTGGCGCCAACCGATGCCCGCGTATTAATAACAGGCCCCAACGGAACCGGTAAAGAACTTGTCGCCCGTCAGTTACACGATAAAAGCGAACGGGCCAATGCGGCCTTCGTGGAGGTCAATTGCGCAGCTATTCCGTCAGAACTGATTGAAAGTGAATTGTTCGGCCACGTAAAAGGTGCCTTCACCTCGGCCGTAAAAGACCGTGCAGGTAAATTCGAAGTAGCCGATGGTGGTACGCTTTTCCTGGATGAGGTAGGGGATATGAGCCTTCCCGCCCAGGCCAAAGTGCTGCGCGCCCTGCAGGAAAACGTAGTGACGCGGGTCGGTGCCGAAAAAGATATTAAAGTCAACGTTCGCGTGCTGGCGGCGACCAATAAAGACCTGAAGAAAGAAATCGCTGAGGGCAACTTCCGCGAAGACCTCTACCACCGTTTGGCGGTTATCCTGATCAAGGTGCCGGCGCTGAATGAACGTCGGGATGATATTCCCGCCCTCATCGAACACTTCTCGAACCGTATCGCAGAAGAACAGGGCGGCGCCCGAAAGCCGTTCTCTAAAGAAGCGATTCAGTTGTTACAGGAATATGACTGGACGGGCAACATCCGTGAACTTCGCAATGTCGTCGAACGCCTCATCATCCTCGGAGGATCTGAGATTTCTGAAACGGATGTGAAGTTGTTTGCGAGTAAGTGA
- a CDS encoding ubiquinone biosynthesis protein COQ4 codes for MDVFDNQTKVTDALGQLFQRYGIPSDAYTASHFTIPVGRIEFRFPNIAARVKVAQFHDLHHILTGYPTTWLGEAEIGAWELATGCRGYVIAWFLNGGAAFVGLFLNPKAVIRAFRRGWKTPTNLYHDFVYADLLDLTLGELRKKTGIY; via the coding sequence ATGGATGTTTTCGATAACCAAACGAAAGTAACGGATGCCCTCGGGCAGCTTTTCCAACGATATGGCATCCCATCCGATGCCTATACCGCCTCTCATTTTACGATTCCCGTTGGGCGCATCGAGTTTCGGTTTCCCAATATTGCCGCGAGGGTAAAAGTCGCCCAGTTCCATGATTTACACCATATTTTGACCGGATATCCCACCACCTGGCTGGGTGAAGCGGAAATTGGCGCATGGGAATTGGCTACCGGATGCCGCGGCTATGTCATCGCGTGGTTTTTGAACGGAGGTGCGGCCTTCGTCGGACTGTTCCTCAATCCAAAAGCCGTCATCCGCGCGTTTCGGAGAGGATGGAAAACGCCCACGAACCTCTACCACGACTTCGTCTATGCCGACTTACTCGACCTTACCTTGGGTGAATTGCGTAAAAAAACAGGTATTTATTGA
- the lptB gene encoding LPS export ABC transporter ATP-binding protein, translating into MILRAENLVKTYKKRTVVKGVSVEVRQGEIVGLLGPNGAGKTTSFYMIVGLVKPNAGHIYLDQTEITQYPMYKRAQNGIGYLAQEASVFRKLSIEDNIMSVLQLTKLTKQQQEEKMESLIDEFSLGHIRTNRGDLLSGGERRRTEIARALATDPKFILLDEPFAGVDPVAVEDIQRIVAQLKNKNIGILITDHNVQETLAITDKTYLMFEGGILKAGMPEELVQDEMVRKVYLGQNFELRKKKLSFE; encoded by the coding sequence ATGATCCTAAGAGCCGAAAATCTCGTCAAGACCTACAAGAAACGAACGGTCGTAAAAGGCGTTTCCGTTGAAGTACGACAGGGCGAAATCGTGGGCCTTCTGGGACCGAATGGTGCGGGGAAGACGACCTCCTTTTACATGATCGTGGGATTGGTGAAACCGAATGCGGGACATATTTACCTTGACCAGACCGAGATTACCCAGTATCCGATGTATAAGCGGGCGCAAAATGGCATCGGTTATCTGGCACAGGAAGCATCGGTATTCCGGAAGCTGAGCATCGAAGATAACATCATGAGTGTGTTGCAATTGACGAAGCTCACAAAACAGCAACAGGAAGAAAAGATGGAGTCGTTGATCGACGAGTTTTCGCTGGGTCACATCCGCACTAACCGTGGCGACCTGTTGTCGGGCGGTGAACGGCGGCGGACGGAAATCGCGCGTGCGCTGGCAACCGACCCTAAATTCATCTTGCTGGATGAGCCGTTTGCAGGCGTTGACCCCGTGGCGGTGGAAGACATCCAACGGATTGTGGCGCAGTTGAAAAACAAGAATATCGGCATCCTTATCACTGACCATAATGTGCAGGAAACCCTTGCCATCACTGATAAAACCTATCTCATGTTCGAAGGCGGCATCTTAAAGGCCGGCATGCCGGAAGAATTGGTACAGGATGAGATGGTACGGAAAGTATACCTCGGACAGAATTTCGAGTTGCGGAAGAAAAAATTGAGTTTCGAGTAG
- a CDS encoding MFS transporter, which produces MPLIDYSFLRNILPKGRFKKQFRHARRSYLRRVRIAVSLFYFGMGFCFASWASRIPDIKQTLGLSEGELGTLLFALPMGQLVAMPFSGKTVTRYGSKAVVMAALCFYAVALCSIGFATTTWQLALALFFFGLGGNFSNIAVNTQGVYAEELYGKTIMGSFHGSWSLAGFCGALFGLLMMGLEVDPFEHFLYSGAIVLFLILFNHSFLVRTKKANPAELEDAEVRSRFSFPPAPLLWLGLIGFCCMASEGVMFDWSGVYFRKIVKAPGALAALGYTSFMVMMATGRFLSDFAVARFGRKAVLQVSGCAISIGLLSAVAFPYLVPCVIAFMVVGLGVATVVPSVYSLAGKNGKIPPGEALTAVSSVSFLGFLLGPPFIGYIAEAFGLKWSFAIIGTFGFFITLMVSKLPMFRASQS; this is translated from the coding sequence ATGCCCCTTATCGACTACAGTTTCCTTCGCAATATCCTGCCCAAAGGGCGTTTCAAAAAACAGTTCCGGCACGCGCGCCGGTCGTATCTGCGTCGGGTACGGATTGCGGTTTCGCTCTTCTATTTCGGGATGGGATTCTGTTTTGCCAGTTGGGCGAGCCGTATTCCCGATATCAAACAGACCCTCGGTCTTTCAGAGGGCGAGCTGGGTACATTATTGTTCGCGCTTCCCATGGGGCAATTGGTGGCGATGCCTTTTTCGGGTAAGACCGTTACGCGCTATGGAAGTAAGGCCGTCGTTATGGCGGCCCTGTGTTTTTATGCGGTGGCCCTTTGCAGTATTGGCTTTGCCACCACCACTTGGCAGTTGGCACTAGCGCTTTTCTTCTTTGGATTAGGCGGAAATTTCAGCAATATTGCCGTGAATACTCAGGGTGTCTATGCCGAGGAATTGTATGGTAAGACCATTATGGGATCCTTTCACGGGTCGTGGAGTCTTGCCGGTTTCTGCGGCGCACTATTTGGCCTCCTGATGATGGGACTTGAGGTTGACCCGTTCGAGCATTTTCTCTATTCGGGTGCCATTGTGTTGTTCCTGATCCTATTCAATCATTCGTTTTTGGTACGTACCAAAAAGGCGAACCCGGCTGAATTAGAGGATGCCGAAGTCCGTTCCCGCTTTTCCTTCCCTCCTGCTCCGCTGCTGTGGCTGGGGTTAATCGGCTTCTGCTGTATGGCCAGCGAAGGGGTAATGTTTGATTGGAGCGGCGTCTATTTCCGAAAGATCGTAAAAGCACCCGGAGCCTTAGCTGCCTTGGGCTATACGTCTTTTATGGTCATGATGGCTACCGGTCGTTTTCTCAGTGATTTTGCCGTAGCCCGTTTTGGCCGGAAAGCCGTCTTGCAGGTCAGCGGCTGCGCCATTTCGATCGGATTGTTGAGCGCAGTGGCTTTTCCGTACCTGGTTCCGTGTGTGATTGCCTTTATGGTGGTCGGACTCGGGGTCGCGACGGTTGTACCATCGGTTTATAGCCTGGCCGGCAAAAATGGCAAGATCCCGCCCGGCGAGGCACTCACAGCCGTTTCGAGCGTCAGCTTCCTCGGATTTTTGTTAGGACCTCCTTTTATCGGGTATATCGCGGAAGCGTTTGGCCTGAAATGGTCGTTCGCCATTATTGGCACCTTCGGTTTCTTCATTACGCTGATGGTGTCGAAGTTGCCGATGTTCCGGGCGTCTCAGTCCTGA
- a CDS encoding glycoside hydrolase family 25 protein, which produces MKRRSVRRSRRAPSKRRSWRFLPVLILLLLLGIGVFHYRNAIAYYFSFRNDKQAKTPEQKRLQRIREFQVLERHAPRAAGIDVSEYQGRIVWDSVRNVAGQFPIEYVFIRATAGSDRPDAAFKRNWKGAAKAGLLKGAYHYYRPDENSIKQADLFIRTVTLRKGDLPPVLDIEKVPASQSVDSLKKGLKRWLDKVEAHYHMKPIIYTGEKYYDSFLADDFPDYPFWIANYNFFVEEIDDDWLMWQFSESARVSGINGTVDLNIFNGTKKELRLLGK; this is translated from the coding sequence ATGAAACGGCGGTCGGTCAGGCGGTCTCGTCGTGCCCCGTCGAAAAGGCGGTCGTGGCGCTTTCTGCCTGTACTCATCCTCTTACTGCTGCTCGGAATAGGTGTGTTCCATTATCGAAACGCCATCGCCTACTACTTCAGCTTTCGCAATGACAAACAGGCCAAGACGCCCGAACAGAAGCGTTTGCAGCGTATCCGGGAATTCCAGGTACTCGAACGGCATGCGCCGCGCGCTGCGGGTATCGATGTGTCGGAATACCAGGGCAGGATTGTATGGGACAGCGTTCGAAACGTGGCCGGACAGTTTCCGATAGAATATGTATTCATTCGCGCAACCGCAGGCAGCGACCGTCCGGATGCGGCGTTCAAACGGAACTGGAAAGGGGCGGCCAAAGCCGGACTCCTAAAAGGCGCCTATCACTACTACCGCCCGGACGAGAATTCCATCAAACAGGCCGATCTTTTCATCCGTACCGTAACCTTGCGGAAAGGCGACCTTCCTCCGGTACTCGACATCGAGAAAGTGCCCGCCAGCCAATCGGTTGACAGCCTAAAAAAAGGACTGAAACGCTGGCTGGATAAAGTAGAGGCCCATTACCACATGAAGCCCATCATCTACACGGGCGAGAAATATTATGATTCGTTCCTGGCAGATGATTTTCCCGATTATCCCTTCTGGATCGCCAACTACAACTTTTTTGTGGAAGAGATTGACGACGACTGGCTGATGTGGCAGTTTTCAGAGAGCGCCCGCGTGAGCGGCATCAACGGCACCGTCGACCTGAATATCTTTAACGGAACGAAAAAGGAGCTGCGGTTGTTGGGGAAGTGA
- a CDS encoding SIS domain-containing protein — MSQKDTILASARKTILAESEAIKGLHDRLTDDFAEAVTLILNATGRLVITGIGKSAIIGQKIVATMNSTGTPSMFLHASEAIHGDLGMLQPGDVVICISKSGNSPEIKVLAPIINRFGNTLIGMTGNVDSFLAKSSDLILDTTVPYEADPIDLAPTNSTTAQLVMGDALAIALMELRGFSSDNFAKYHPGGALGKKLLLRVSDMLESNHKPMVAPETPIRQAIFEISEKRLGVTAVIENGRIVGIITDGDIRRMLNDRDSIAGVTARDIMTRNPKTIPSSHMVTDAFQMMENFAITQLVVADEGEYKGILHLHDILKEGIV; from the coding sequence TTGAGCCAAAAAGATACTATACTGGCGTCGGCCAGGAAAACCATCCTCGCCGAAAGTGAGGCGATAAAAGGGCTTCACGACCGGCTGACCGACGACTTTGCCGAGGCCGTCACGCTCATCCTGAATGCGACCGGTCGCCTTGTGATTACCGGCATCGGGAAAAGCGCCATCATCGGGCAGAAAATCGTCGCTACCATGAATTCGACGGGTACGCCTTCGATGTTCCTGCATGCGTCCGAAGCCATACACGGCGATTTAGGGATGTTGCAACCCGGCGACGTGGTCATTTGCATCTCTAAAAGCGGCAACAGTCCGGAAATCAAAGTACTCGCCCCCATCATCAACCGTTTTGGCAATACCCTTATCGGGATGACGGGGAATGTTGATTCCTTCCTGGCAAAATCGTCCGACCTGATACTTGACACGACCGTGCCCTATGAGGCCGATCCGATCGACCTGGCACCCACGAACAGCACCACCGCACAATTGGTGATGGGCGATGCGTTGGCGATTGCCCTCATGGAACTGCGTGGTTTCAGCAGCGACAACTTTGCCAAATACCATCCGGGCGGTGCACTCGGTAAGAAACTCCTGCTGCGCGTAAGCGATATGCTGGAATCCAACCATAAACCCATGGTGGCACCTGAGACGCCCATCCGGCAGGCCATCTTTGAAATTTCCGAAAAACGCCTTGGCGTGACGGCAGTCATTGAAAACGGCCGTATTGTGGGGATTATCACCGATGGGGATATCAGAAGGATGCTCAACGACCGCGACTCAATCGCCGGCGTGACGGCACGCGATATCATGACCCGCAATCCGAAGACCATTCCGTCGTCGCACATGGTGACCGATGCCTTCCAGATGATGGAAAACTTCGCCATCACACAACTGGTGGTAGCCGACGAAGGTGAATACAAAGGCATCCTGCACCTGCATGACATCCTAAAAGAAGGCATCGTATAA